One window of the Clupea harengus chromosome 20, Ch_v2.0.2, whole genome shotgun sequence genome contains the following:
- the nkap gene encoding NF-kappa-B-activating protein gives MPENYRPEHDAKNTEPSSPKRRRHSRSGSGSSRESSPGVKNYRYENYFVKEERKSRGKPRFRTASSRSRSRSRERPNWSDQRDQRDNRHGPAPRSEYYDHRDDAQRQRQEAFNARRLQERERIGELGSPEVWGYSPRVRDPDSDEHTPVEEDVKNNPSSEEDKKKKKKKKKKSKSKKKKSKKHSEDSESGSDSEEEDVKKKKKKKKSKKKKSKKKKAKKSHKESSSSSSDQSEEEEDDINDDLWVEKNGLNEVMVGPETPLTHLSQDDKPLDFGHALLPGEGAAMAEYVKAGKRIPRRGEIGLTSDEIASYEVSGYVMSGSRHRRMEAVRLRKENQIYSADEKRALASFNQEERRKRESKILSSFREMVYRKTKGKEQK, from the exons ATGCCTGAGAATTATCGCCCAGAACATGACGCCAAAAACACAGAACCCAGCAGCCCTAAACGACGGCGTCACAGTCGATCAGGCAGTGGAAGTTCTCGTGAGTCAAGCCCTGGGGTGAAAAACTATAGATACGAAAACTATTTTGTCAAAGAAGAGCGTAAAAGCAGAGGTAAGCCAAGATTTCGGACGGCTAGTTCTCGTAGCCGCTCCAGATCTAGAGAGCGACCCAACTGGTCTGATCAGCGAGATCAGCGAGATAATCGGCATGGGCCTGCTCCGAGGTCTGAATACTACGATCACAGGGATGATGCCCAGCGCCAACGACAAGAAGCATTCAATGCAAG GCGTTTACAAGAGCGAGAGCGAATTGGTGAACTGGGATCACCAGAAGTCTGGGGATATTCACCAAGAGTGAGAGATCCAGA TTCAGATGAGCACACCCCAGTTGAAGAGGATGTGAAAAACAACCCAAGTTCTGAAG AagacaagaagaaaaagaaaaagaagaagaagaagtcgaagtcaaagaaaaagaaaagcaagaaaCACTCTGAGGACAGTGAATCAGGGAGTGACTCAGAAG AAGAAGatgtgaaaaagaagaaaaagaagaagaaaagcaagaa GAAGAAgtccaagaagaagaaggccaAGAAGAGTCACAAAGAATCCAGCAGCTCTAGCAGTGACcagtctgaagaggaggaggacgacatTAATGACGATCTCTGGGTGGAGAAGAACGGTCTGAACGAAGTCATGGTGGGCCCCGAGACTCCACTCACCCACCTGTCCCAGGATGACAAGCCTCTGGA CTTTGGGCACGCCCTCCTGCCAGGAGAGGGTGCAGCCATGGCAGAGTATGTGAAAGCAGGGAAACGGATCCCAAGGAGAGGTGAAATCGGACTGACCAGTGATGAAATCGCATCTTATGAAGTTTCTGGTTATGTTATGAGTGGTAGCAG ACATCGTCGTATGGAAGCTGTGCGTCTGAGAAAGGAGAACCAGATCTACAGTGCTGATGAAAAGAGAGCCCTGGCGTCTTTCAaccaggaggagagaaggaagagggagagcaagattCTGTCCAGCTTCAGAGAAATGGTGTATAGAAAGACAAAAGGCAAAGAACAGAAATAA
- the ndufa1 gene encoding NADH dehydrogenase [ubiquinone] 1 alpha subcomplex subunit 1: MWYEIIPGFAIMTVCLMIPGIATSNIHKFTNGGKEKRLARIPYQWYLLERDRRVSGTGQHFQSKGLENIP, translated from the exons ATGTGGTATGAAATAATACCGGGGTTCGCCATTATGACTGTTTGTCTGATGATCCCTGGCATTGCTACAAGCAATATTCATAAATTCACAAATGGTGGCAAG gAGAAGAGACTTGCCCGAATTCCTTATCAGTGGTATTtgttggagagagacaggcgggTTTCTGGAACTGGACAGCATTTTCAATCTAAG GGTCTTGAAAACATTCCCTGA
- the upf3b gene encoding regulator of nonsense transcripts 3B yields the protein MKEDKENTRPREKKVEIKCEENEKPDKPCKERKEAMTKIIIRRLPPSLTKEELQEQLQPLPEVDYLEFFSNDTSLFPHLFSRAYLNFKNQDDVVLFRDRFDGYVFIDSRGQEYPAVVEFAPFQKIAKRRSKKKDAKIGTIEEDGDYKKFLELYNGDDEKLTSTPETLLEEIEAKTKELIAKKTTPLLDFLKNKQRIREEKKEERRRRELERKRLRDEERRKWREEDRRKRKDVEKSKKGDRASEKDKEQSKEEPKIKLLKKPDKADEGETEKPREKVKRVEREKFKEDRAPGCSDIKKRQNGENREDRPRKLDEEGRKDYRDRDADQLRERDRERRQKEKERIRRQDEDRRRRRDRHDGENTFKKRDDEGRKDRERWEKRRNENSGESSSHADKPDKSSKDHKKEEGLKRDKLRNKDRPAIQLYQPGARSRNRTGGPAGDTHVANKKADGEGRNTQEKGEE from the exons ATGaaagaagacaaagaaaatACTCGtccgagagagaaaaaagtggaGATTAAATGTGAAGAAAATGAAAAGCCCGATAAGCCatgtaaagagagaaaggaggcaaTGACCAAG ATTATCATCCGACGTCTCCCTCCGAGTTTAACAAAGGAGGAATTACAAGAGCAGCTTCAACCCTTGCCTGAAGTTGACTACCTTGAGTTCTTTTCCAACGACACTAG CCTATTCCCACACCTCTTCTCCAGAGCATACCTAAATTTCAAGAATCAAGATGACGTTGTACTCTTCAGAGATCGCTTTGATGGATATGTCTTTATCGACAGTAGAG GTCAGGAGTATCCAGCAGTTGTGGAGTTTGCTCCATTCCAGAAAATTGCCAAAAGGAGGAGCAAGAAAAAGGATGCCAAAATTGGAACAATTGAAGAAG ATGGTGATTACAAGAAGTTCTTGGAGTTGTACAATGGAGACGATGAGAAGCTGACCTCTACACCAGAGACTCTGCTTGAGGAGATAGAGGCTAAAACCAAAGAACTTATTG CTAAGAAGACCACTCCTCTCTTGGACTTCCTTAAGAATAAACAG AGAAttagggaggagaagaaagaagagcgGAGAAGGAGGGAGCTGGAGCGAAAGCGCTTGCGGGATGAAGAACGACGcaagtggagagaggaggacagacggAAGCGGAAGGATGTGGAAAAATCAAAAAAAGGAGACAGAGCCTCTGAAAAGGACAAGGAACAGTCTAAGGAAGAGCCCAAGATCAAg CTCCTGAAGAAGCCTGACAAAGCTGATGAGGGGGAGACTGAGAAGCCCAGAGAGAAGGTGAAGAGAGTGGAGCGAGAGAAGTTCAAGGAGGACCGAGCTCCTGGATGCTCTGACATTAAGAAacgccagaatggagaaaacCGAGAGGACAGGCCAAGAAA GTTGGATGAAGAGGGCCGCAAAGACTACAGAGATCGGGATGCAGACCAGCTGAGAGAGCGAGACCGGGAACGCCGccagaaagagaaggagcgaATCAGACGACAGGATGAGGACCGGCGTAGGAGGAGAGATCGCCATGATGGAGAGAACACCTTCAAGAAGCGAGACGATGAGGggaggaaagatagagagcgTTGGGAGAAACGGAGAAATGAAAACAGTGGGGAATCCTCCAGTCATGCCGATAAACCAGACAAGTCTTCCAAAGACCACAAGAAGGAAGAAGGTCTCAAAAGAGACAAGCTGAGGAACAAG GACCGGCCTGCCATCCAGCTCTACCAGCCCGGTGCCAGGAGCCGCAACCGGACCGGAGGGCCAGCGGGCGACACTCATGTGGCCAACAAGAAGGCTGACGGTGAAGGCAGGAACACccaggagaagggggaggagtgA
- the rpl39 gene encoding 60S ribosomal protein L39 — protein sequence MSSHKTYRIKRFLAKKQKQNRPIPQWIRMKTGNKIRYNSKRRHWRRTKLGL from the exons ATG TCGTCCCACAAAACCTACAGAATCAAGCGCTTTCTCGcgaagaagcagaagcagaacaGGCCAATTCCTCAGTGGATCAGAATGAAAACCGGCAACAAGATCAG GTACAATTCCAAGAGGAGACACTGGAGGAGGACAAAGTTGGGTCTGTAG
- the sowahd gene encoding ankyrin repeat domain-containing protein SOWAHC, whose translation MCDINRSVSELADVIRSETHLYPPQGGASSPPVSTHSDGDGMECASSCNSKEAQTHILGVRPLPAALSATTRRSRFQRQQEICEPGSSISQTLAVDTYDKGSLTPAMRKKYLKELVLNNGLNSGYGSILLPSKTSGGYGENDPSYSEEGNNYSSYWALDPMEHAWMLSVVDGNYETISAYLSSDLSLLTRKDFVSGFTALHWLAKYGKHETLIQLLKYAEKEHCHVDVNLKGSGGLTALHVAAMHSQFMVVKLLVGAFGAKIDIMDYNGRRAWQYLKCNAPMEMKELLGAWDDEHVSVGQQNVNNNSSGADVINCNTCEDEEPKNAFDRRNDSWRVRSFKKFFSPFLSFVNKN comes from the coding sequence ATGTGTGACATAAACAGAAGTGTCTCTGAATTGGCAGACGTTATCAGGTCTGAGACCCATTTGTACCCTCCACAGGGTGGAGCATCATCACCCCCTGTCAGTACACACTCAGATGGTGATGGAATGGAATGTGCCTCCTCCTGCAACAGTAAGGAGGCACAGACGCATATTCTGGGTGTGCGACCACTCCCCGCAGCCTTGAGCGCGACCACACGCAGATCAAGATttcagagacagcaggagatATGTGAACCAGGCAGTAGCATCTCGCAGACTTTAGCAGTGGACACATATGACAAGGGAAGTCTCACGCCTGCCATGCGTAAAAAGTACCTGAAAGAACTGGTTCTGAATAATGGTTTGAATAGTGGTTATGGAAGTATTCTGCTGCCTTCAAAAACTTCGGGAGGCTACGGGGAGAATGATCCATCCTATTCTGAAGAAGGTAACAATTACAGTTCATACTGGGCTCTTGATCCTATGGAGCACGCATGGATGTTGTCTGTTGTTGATGGAAACTATGAGACAATATCGGCTTACCTCTCTTCGGATCTGAGTCTTCTGACTAGAAAAGACTTTGTCAGCGGTTTCACGGCTCTCCACTGGTTAGCGAAGTATGGGAAGCATGAAACACTTATTCAACTGTTGAAGTATGCTGAAAAAGAGCACTGTCATGTAGACGTCAATTTGAAAGGTAGCGGTGGTCTGACAGCCCTTCACGTGGCTGCTATGCACAGTCAGTTCATGGTGGTGAAACTTTTAGTCGGTGCTTTCGGTGCCAAAATTGATATCATGGACTACAATGGAAGGCGAGCGTGGCAATATCTTAAGTGCAACGCCCCGATGGAGATGAAGGAACTGCTAGGAGCCTGGGATGACGAGCATGTAAGCGTTGGACAGCAGAACGTCAACAACAACAGCTCAGGAGCAGACGTAATAAATTGTAACACTTGTGAGGACGAGGAACCCAAGAATGCTTttgacaggagaaatgacagctGGCGGGTTAGATCCTTCAAAAAGTTTTTTTCTccgtttttgtcttttgttaatAAAAACTAG
- the septin6 gene encoding septin-6 isoform X4, with protein MAATEIARQAGEGARAVPLSGHVGFDSMPDQLVNKSVSHGFCFNILCVGETGLGKSTLMDTLFNTKFEGDPTQHNQPGVQLKSNTYELQESNVRLKLTMVNTVGFGDQINKEDSYKPIVEFIDTQFEAYLQEELKIKRTLHSYHDTRVHACLYFIAPTGHSLKSLDLVTMKKLDSKVNIIPIIAKSDAISKSELTKFKIKITSELVSNGVQIYQFPTDDETVAEINSTMNGHLPFAVVGSTEEVKIGNKMVKARQYPWGTVQVENENHCDFVKLREMLVRVNMEDLREQTHTRHYELYRRCKLEEMGFKDTDPDCKPFSLQETYEAKRNEFMGELQKKEEEMRQMFVQRVKEKESELKEAEKELHEKFDRLKKLHQDEKKKLEDKRKSLDDELNNFKQKRTAADLLQSQAQQAGGSTTLKRDKERKN; from the exons ATGGCGGCCACTGAGATAGCTCGACAAGCG GGAGAAGGTGCCCGGGCAGTGCCCCTCTCTGGCCATGTAGGCTTTGATAGCATGCCGGACCAGCTGGTCAACAAGTCAGTCAGCCATGGCTTCTGCTTCAACATCCTCTGCGTTG gagagacagGCCTGGGGAAGTCTACCCTCATGGACACCCTGTTCAACACCAAGTTTGAGGGGGATCCCACGCAGCACAACCAGCCCGGAGTCCAGCTCAAGTCCAACACCTACGAGCTGCAGGAGAGCAACGTGCGCCTCAAGCTGACTATGGTCAACACCGTCGGCTTTGGAGACCAAATCAACAAGGAAGACAG TTACAAACCTATCGTGGAGTTCATTGACACCCAGTTTGAGGCCTACCTTCAGGAGGAGCTCAAGATCAAGCGCACCCTCCACAGCTACCACGACACACGTGTCCACGCCTGCCTCTACTTCATCGCCCCCACGGGACACTCGCTCAAGTCTCTGGATCTTGTCACCATGAAGAAGCTGGACAGCAAG GTCAACATCATCCCTATCATTGCCAAATCGGATGCCATTTCCAAGAGTGAGCTCACCAAATTTAAGATCAAGATCACCAGCGAGCTGGTCAGCAATGGAGTTCAGATTTACCAATTCCCCACAGACGACGAGACCGTGGCCGAGATCAACTCCACCATGAAT GGCCATTTGCCGTTCGCTGTGGTGGGCAGCACTGAGGAAGTGAAGATCGGGAACAAGATGGTGAAAGCGAGGCAGTATCCCTGGGGGACGGTGCAGG TGGAGAATGAGAATCACTGTGACTTCGTGAAGCTGAGGGAGATGTTGGTCCGGGTGAACAtggaggatctgagggagcagacgcacacacgccaCTACGAGCTCTACCGCCGATGCAAGCTGGAGGAGATGGGCTTCAAAGACACCGACCCCGACTGCAAACCCTTCAG TCTGCAGGAGACCTACGAGGCCAAGAGGAACGAGTTCATGGGGGAGCTtcagaagaaggaggaggagatgcgGCAGATGTTCGTGCAGCGAGTGAAGGAGAAGGAGTCCGAGCtgaaggaggcagagaaggag CTGCATGAGAAGTTTGACCGCCTGAAGAAGCTGCACCAGGATGAGAAGAAGAAGTTGGAGGACAAAAGGAAGTCTCTGGATGATGAGCTCAACAATTTCAAGCAGAAGAGGACTGCTGCTGACCTCCTGCAGTCCCAGGCCCAGCAGGCAGGGGGCTCCACCACACTcaagagggataaagagaggaaaaa TTAA
- the septin6 gene encoding septin-6 isoform X3, whose protein sequence is MAATEIARQAGEGARAVPLSGHVGFDSMPDQLVNKSVSHGFCFNILCVGETGLGKSTLMDTLFNTKFEGDPTQHNQPGVQLKSNTYELQESNVRLKLTMVNTVGFGDQINKEDSYKPIVEFIDTQFEAYLQEELKIKRTLHSYHDTRVHACLYFIAPTGHSLKSLDLVTMKKLDSKVNIIPIIAKSDAISKSELTKFKIKITSELVSNGVQIYQFPTDDETVAEINSTMNGHLPFAVVGSTEEVKIGNKMVKARQYPWGTVQVENENHCDFVKLREMLVRVNMEDLREQTHTRHYELYRRCKLEEMGFKDTDPDCKPFSLQETYEAKRNEFMGELQKKEEEMRQMFVQRVKEKESELKEAEKELHEKFDRLKKLHQDEKKKLEDKRKSLDDELNNFKQKRTAADLLQSQAQQAGGSTTLKRDKERKNFF, encoded by the exons ATGGCGGCCACTGAGATAGCTCGACAAGCG GGAGAAGGTGCCCGGGCAGTGCCCCTCTCTGGCCATGTAGGCTTTGATAGCATGCCGGACCAGCTGGTCAACAAGTCAGTCAGCCATGGCTTCTGCTTCAACATCCTCTGCGTTG gagagacagGCCTGGGGAAGTCTACCCTCATGGACACCCTGTTCAACACCAAGTTTGAGGGGGATCCCACGCAGCACAACCAGCCCGGAGTCCAGCTCAAGTCCAACACCTACGAGCTGCAGGAGAGCAACGTGCGCCTCAAGCTGACTATGGTCAACACCGTCGGCTTTGGAGACCAAATCAACAAGGAAGACAG TTACAAACCTATCGTGGAGTTCATTGACACCCAGTTTGAGGCCTACCTTCAGGAGGAGCTCAAGATCAAGCGCACCCTCCACAGCTACCACGACACACGTGTCCACGCCTGCCTCTACTTCATCGCCCCCACGGGACACTCGCTCAAGTCTCTGGATCTTGTCACCATGAAGAAGCTGGACAGCAAG GTCAACATCATCCCTATCATTGCCAAATCGGATGCCATTTCCAAGAGTGAGCTCACCAAATTTAAGATCAAGATCACCAGCGAGCTGGTCAGCAATGGAGTTCAGATTTACCAATTCCCCACAGACGACGAGACCGTGGCCGAGATCAACTCCACCATGAAT GGCCATTTGCCGTTCGCTGTGGTGGGCAGCACTGAGGAAGTGAAGATCGGGAACAAGATGGTGAAAGCGAGGCAGTATCCCTGGGGGACGGTGCAGG TGGAGAATGAGAATCACTGTGACTTCGTGAAGCTGAGGGAGATGTTGGTCCGGGTGAACAtggaggatctgagggagcagacgcacacacgccaCTACGAGCTCTACCGCCGATGCAAGCTGGAGGAGATGGGCTTCAAAGACACCGACCCCGACTGCAAACCCTTCAG TCTGCAGGAGACCTACGAGGCCAAGAGGAACGAGTTCATGGGGGAGCTtcagaagaaggaggaggagatgcgGCAGATGTTCGTGCAGCGAGTGAAGGAGAAGGAGTCCGAGCtgaaggaggcagagaaggag CTGCATGAGAAGTTTGACCGCCTGAAGAAGCTGCACCAGGATGAGAAGAAGAAGTTGGAGGACAAAAGGAAGTCTCTGGATGATGAGCTCAACAATTTCAAGCAGAAGAGGACTGCTGCTGACCTCCTGCAGTCCCAGGCCCAGCAGGCAGGGGGCTCCACCACACTcaagagggataaagagaggaaaaa CTTCTTCTAA
- the septin6 gene encoding septin-6 isoform X1 gives MAATEIARQAGEGARAVPLSGHVGFDSMPDQLVNKSVSHGFCFNILCVGETGLGKSTLMDTLFNTKFEGDPTQHNQPGVQLKSNTYELQESNVRLKLTMVNTVGFGDQINKEDSYKPIVEFIDTQFEAYLQEELKIKRTLHSYHDTRVHACLYFIAPTGHSLKSLDLVTMKKLDSKVNIIPIIAKSDAISKSELTKFKIKITSELVSNGVQIYQFPTDDETVAEINSTMNGHLPFAVVGSTEEVKIGNKMVKARQYPWGTVQVENENHCDFVKLREMLVRVNMEDLREQTHTRHYELYRRCKLEEMGFKDTDPDCKPFSLQETYEAKRNEFMGELQKKEEEMRQMFVQRVKEKESELKEAEKELHEKFDRLKKLHQDEKKKLEDKRKSLDDELNNFKQKRTAADLLQSQAQQAGGSTTLKRDKERKNNPWLCTE, from the exons ATGGCGGCCACTGAGATAGCTCGACAAGCG GGAGAAGGTGCCCGGGCAGTGCCCCTCTCTGGCCATGTAGGCTTTGATAGCATGCCGGACCAGCTGGTCAACAAGTCAGTCAGCCATGGCTTCTGCTTCAACATCCTCTGCGTTG gagagacagGCCTGGGGAAGTCTACCCTCATGGACACCCTGTTCAACACCAAGTTTGAGGGGGATCCCACGCAGCACAACCAGCCCGGAGTCCAGCTCAAGTCCAACACCTACGAGCTGCAGGAGAGCAACGTGCGCCTCAAGCTGACTATGGTCAACACCGTCGGCTTTGGAGACCAAATCAACAAGGAAGACAG TTACAAACCTATCGTGGAGTTCATTGACACCCAGTTTGAGGCCTACCTTCAGGAGGAGCTCAAGATCAAGCGCACCCTCCACAGCTACCACGACACACGTGTCCACGCCTGCCTCTACTTCATCGCCCCCACGGGACACTCGCTCAAGTCTCTGGATCTTGTCACCATGAAGAAGCTGGACAGCAAG GTCAACATCATCCCTATCATTGCCAAATCGGATGCCATTTCCAAGAGTGAGCTCACCAAATTTAAGATCAAGATCACCAGCGAGCTGGTCAGCAATGGAGTTCAGATTTACCAATTCCCCACAGACGACGAGACCGTGGCCGAGATCAACTCCACCATGAAT GGCCATTTGCCGTTCGCTGTGGTGGGCAGCACTGAGGAAGTGAAGATCGGGAACAAGATGGTGAAAGCGAGGCAGTATCCCTGGGGGACGGTGCAGG TGGAGAATGAGAATCACTGTGACTTCGTGAAGCTGAGGGAGATGTTGGTCCGGGTGAACAtggaggatctgagggagcagacgcacacacgccaCTACGAGCTCTACCGCCGATGCAAGCTGGAGGAGATGGGCTTCAAAGACACCGACCCCGACTGCAAACCCTTCAG TCTGCAGGAGACCTACGAGGCCAAGAGGAACGAGTTCATGGGGGAGCTtcagaagaaggaggaggagatgcgGCAGATGTTCGTGCAGCGAGTGAAGGAGAAGGAGTCCGAGCtgaaggaggcagagaaggag CTGCATGAGAAGTTTGACCGCCTGAAGAAGCTGCACCAGGATGAGAAGAAGAAGTTGGAGGACAAAAGGAAGTCTCTGGATGATGAGCTCAACAATTTCAAGCAGAAGAGGACTGCTGCTGACCTCCTGCAGTCCCAGGCCCAGCAGGCAGGGGGCTCCACCACACTcaagagggataaagagaggaaaaa TAATCCATGGCTCTGCACAGAGTAG
- the septin6 gene encoding septin-6 isoform X2 — MAATEIARQAGEGARAVPLSGHVGFDSMPDQLVNKSVSHGFCFNILCVGETGLGKSTLMDTLFNTKFEGDPTQHNQPGVQLKSNTYELQESNVRLKLTMVNTVGFGDQINKEDSYKPIVEFIDTQFEAYLQEELKIKRTLHSYHDTRVHACLYFIAPTGHSLKSLDLVTMKKLDSKVNIIPIIAKSDAISKSELTKFKIKITSELVSNGVQIYQFPTDDETVAEINSTMNGHLPFAVVGSTEEVKIGNKMVKARQYPWGTVQVENENHCDFVKLREMLVRVNMEDLREQTHTRHYELYRRCKLEEMGFKDTDPDCKPFSLQETYEAKRNEFMGELQKKEEEMRQMFVQRVKEKESELKEAEKELHEKFDRLKKLHQDEKKKLEDKRKSLDDELNNFKQKRTAADLLQSQAQQAGGSTTLKRDKERKNSGFL; from the exons ATGGCGGCCACTGAGATAGCTCGACAAGCG GGAGAAGGTGCCCGGGCAGTGCCCCTCTCTGGCCATGTAGGCTTTGATAGCATGCCGGACCAGCTGGTCAACAAGTCAGTCAGCCATGGCTTCTGCTTCAACATCCTCTGCGTTG gagagacagGCCTGGGGAAGTCTACCCTCATGGACACCCTGTTCAACACCAAGTTTGAGGGGGATCCCACGCAGCACAACCAGCCCGGAGTCCAGCTCAAGTCCAACACCTACGAGCTGCAGGAGAGCAACGTGCGCCTCAAGCTGACTATGGTCAACACCGTCGGCTTTGGAGACCAAATCAACAAGGAAGACAG TTACAAACCTATCGTGGAGTTCATTGACACCCAGTTTGAGGCCTACCTTCAGGAGGAGCTCAAGATCAAGCGCACCCTCCACAGCTACCACGACACACGTGTCCACGCCTGCCTCTACTTCATCGCCCCCACGGGACACTCGCTCAAGTCTCTGGATCTTGTCACCATGAAGAAGCTGGACAGCAAG GTCAACATCATCCCTATCATTGCCAAATCGGATGCCATTTCCAAGAGTGAGCTCACCAAATTTAAGATCAAGATCACCAGCGAGCTGGTCAGCAATGGAGTTCAGATTTACCAATTCCCCACAGACGACGAGACCGTGGCCGAGATCAACTCCACCATGAAT GGCCATTTGCCGTTCGCTGTGGTGGGCAGCACTGAGGAAGTGAAGATCGGGAACAAGATGGTGAAAGCGAGGCAGTATCCCTGGGGGACGGTGCAGG TGGAGAATGAGAATCACTGTGACTTCGTGAAGCTGAGGGAGATGTTGGTCCGGGTGAACAtggaggatctgagggagcagacgcacacacgccaCTACGAGCTCTACCGCCGATGCAAGCTGGAGGAGATGGGCTTCAAAGACACCGACCCCGACTGCAAACCCTTCAG TCTGCAGGAGACCTACGAGGCCAAGAGGAACGAGTTCATGGGGGAGCTtcagaagaaggaggaggagatgcgGCAGATGTTCGTGCAGCGAGTGAAGGAGAAGGAGTCCGAGCtgaaggaggcagagaaggag CTGCATGAGAAGTTTGACCGCCTGAAGAAGCTGCACCAGGATGAGAAGAAGAAGTTGGAGGACAAAAGGAAGTCTCTGGATGATGAGCTCAACAATTTCAAGCAGAAGAGGACTGCTGCTGACCTCCTGCAGTCCCAGGCCCAGCAGGCAGGGGGCTCCACCACACTcaagagggataaagagaggaaaaa TTCAGGATTCCTGTAA
- the septin6 gene encoding septin-6 isoform X5, with the protein MAATEIARQAGEGARAVPLSGHVGFDSMPDQLVNKSVSHGFCFNILCVGETGLGKSTLMDTLFNTKFEGDPTQHNQPGVQLKSNTYELQESNVRLKLTMVNTVGFGDQINKEDSYKPIVEFIDTQFEAYLQEELKIKRTLHSYHDTRVHACLYFIAPTGHSLKSLDLVTMKKLDSKVNIIPIIAKSDAISKSELTKFKIKITSELVSNGVQIYQFPTDDETVAEINSTMNGHLPFAVVGSTEEVKIGNKMVKARQYPWGTVQVENENHCDFVKLREMLVRVNMEDLREQTHTRHYELYRRCKLEEMGFKDTDPDCKPFSLQETYEAKRNEFMGELQKKEEEMRQMFVQRVKEKESELKEAEKELHEKFDRLKKLHQDEKKKLEDKRKSLDDELNNFKQKRTAADLLQSQAQQAGGSTTLKRDKERKN; encoded by the exons ATGGCGGCCACTGAGATAGCTCGACAAGCG GGAGAAGGTGCCCGGGCAGTGCCCCTCTCTGGCCATGTAGGCTTTGATAGCATGCCGGACCAGCTGGTCAACAAGTCAGTCAGCCATGGCTTCTGCTTCAACATCCTCTGCGTTG gagagacagGCCTGGGGAAGTCTACCCTCATGGACACCCTGTTCAACACCAAGTTTGAGGGGGATCCCACGCAGCACAACCAGCCCGGAGTCCAGCTCAAGTCCAACACCTACGAGCTGCAGGAGAGCAACGTGCGCCTCAAGCTGACTATGGTCAACACCGTCGGCTTTGGAGACCAAATCAACAAGGAAGACAG TTACAAACCTATCGTGGAGTTCATTGACACCCAGTTTGAGGCCTACCTTCAGGAGGAGCTCAAGATCAAGCGCACCCTCCACAGCTACCACGACACACGTGTCCACGCCTGCCTCTACTTCATCGCCCCCACGGGACACTCGCTCAAGTCTCTGGATCTTGTCACCATGAAGAAGCTGGACAGCAAG GTCAACATCATCCCTATCATTGCCAAATCGGATGCCATTTCCAAGAGTGAGCTCACCAAATTTAAGATCAAGATCACCAGCGAGCTGGTCAGCAATGGAGTTCAGATTTACCAATTCCCCACAGACGACGAGACCGTGGCCGAGATCAACTCCACCATGAAT GGCCATTTGCCGTTCGCTGTGGTGGGCAGCACTGAGGAAGTGAAGATCGGGAACAAGATGGTGAAAGCGAGGCAGTATCCCTGGGGGACGGTGCAGG TGGAGAATGAGAATCACTGTGACTTCGTGAAGCTGAGGGAGATGTTGGTCCGGGTGAACAtggaggatctgagggagcagacgcacacacgccaCTACGAGCTCTACCGCCGATGCAAGCTGGAGGAGATGGGCTTCAAAGACACCGACCCCGACTGCAAACCCTTCAG TCTGCAGGAGACCTACGAGGCCAAGAGGAACGAGTTCATGGGGGAGCTtcagaagaaggaggaggagatgcgGCAGATGTTCGTGCAGCGAGTGAAGGAGAAGGAGTCCGAGCtgaaggaggcagagaaggag CTGCATGAGAAGTTTGACCGCCTGAAGAAGCTGCACCAGGATGAGAAGAAGAAGTTGGAGGACAAAAGGAAGTCTCTGGATGATGAGCTCAACAATTTCAAGCAGAAGAGGACTGCTGCTGACCTCCTGCAGTCCCAGGCCCAGCAGGCAGGGGGCTCCACCACACTcaagagggataaagagaggaaaaa CTGA